The following are from one region of the Carassius auratus strain Wakin chromosome 43, ASM336829v1, whole genome shotgun sequence genome:
- the LOC113061374 gene encoding selenocysteine insertion sequence-binding protein 2-like — protein sequence MAASAITKIHSRRFREYCNQVLSKEIDESVTLLLQELVRFQERVYQKEPSKAKAKRRLVMGLREVTKHMKLNKIKCVIISPNCEKIQAKGGLDEALYNVIAMAREQEIPFVFALGRKALGRCVNKLVPVSVVGIFNFSGAETLFNQLVSLTEEARRAYKEMVSALEPGAGRGGAEERQEGPAPHGSLQKPVRRQRHLLLQRHLRAHLRGQREGVRDQLEDDGGERRRSRDRSGQQRAACGQLSAQSQP from the exons ATGGCTGCGTCCGCCATCACCAAGATCCACAGCCGCCGCTTCAGaga gtacTGTAATCAGGTGTTGAGTAAGGAGATCGATGAGAGCGTGACGCTGCTTCTGCAGGAGTTGGTCCGCTTTCAGGAGCGGGTTTATCAGAAGGAGCCCAGCAAAGCCAAAGCCAAGCGGCGTCTGGTCATGGGTCTGCGAGAGGTCACCAAACACATGAAACTGAACAAGATCAAGTGTGTCATCATCTCGCCCAACTGTGAGAAGATCCAGGCCAAAG GAGGTCTGGACGAGGCCCTTTATAACGTCATTGCCATGGCGAGGGAGCAGGAGATCCCCTTTGTGTTCGCTCTGGGCAGAAAGGCTCTGGGACGCTGTGTGAATAAACTCGTGCCGGTCAGCGTCGTGGGGATATTCAACTTCTCTGGAGccgag actctGTTCAATCAGCTGGTGTCTCTGACGGAGGAGGCGCGGAGGGCGTATAAGGAGATGGTGAGCGCTCTGGAGCCAGGAGCAGGCCGAGGAGGCGCTGAAGAACGTCAAGAAGGTCCCGCACCACATGGGTCACTCCAGAAACCCGTCCGCCGCCAGCGCCATCTCCTTCTGCAGCGTCATCTCCGAGCCCATCTCAGAGGTCAACGAGAAGGAGTACG AGACCAACTGGAGGACGATGGTGGAGAGCGCAGACGCTCCAGAGACCGAAGCGGTCAGCAGAGAGCAGCGTGTGGTCAGCTCTCCGCCCAGAGCCAGCCCTGA
- the LOC113061209 gene encoding leucine-rich repeat-containing protein 49, whose translation MRSNKPQDARNKALSARILPPALSSDLQKALNVDSLKPNPSKPGSLRDSSVPCFPSAFSFRDDITSCPERLDLDRRGLTDVPHLDSAENLRLLNLQHNLVSHLQDLPHLQRLVVLDLYDNRVIDMCGVSSLTSLRVLLLGKNRIQRICDVDGLTKLDVLDLHSNQISQIENVSRLRNLGLLNLSGNRISRVENLQGLSCLTELNLRHNSITTVTDVENLPRLQRLFLSANSISRFDALACLWTCRSLSELSVDGNPVALESCYRQTLLRCCSPHLQLLDMKRVTEEERRTASVSARKEEEKKKESHKQAAHKERRRLAIQNAAQQWDGLKACLELPAQNGSKEDISPEYSPAHSPAQTNGNTQETSPDEPR comes from the exons ATGCGCTCGAATAAACCGCAGGACGCTCGCAATAAAGCGCTTTCTGCGCGGATCCTTCCGCCTGCG TTATCCAGTGATCTTCAGAAAGCACTGAATGTGGACTCGTTGAAACCAAACCCGTCCAAACCCG GAAGTCTGCGTGACAGTTCTGTCCCGTGTTTCCCGTCTGCCTTCAGCTtcagagatgacatcacttcctgcccAGAGAGACTGGATCTGGACCG GCGTGGGCTGACGGATGTCCCTCATCTGGACTCGGCTGAGAATCTGCGTCTCCTCAACCTGCAGCACAACCTCGTCTCACACCTGCAGGACCTGCCTCACCTGCAGCGCCTCGTGGTCCTCGATCTGTATGACAACCGTGTGATTGACATGTGTGGAGTCTCCTCCCTCACCTCGCTGCGTGTGCTGCTGCTCGGGaagaacag AATCCAGAGGATCTGTGATGTGGACGGCCTCACTAAACTTGACGTTCTGGACTTACATAGTAATCAG atcTCTCAGATTGAAAACGTGTCTCGTTTGAGGAATCTTGGTTTGTTGAATCTGTCTGGAAACCGCATCAGTCGAGTGGAGAATCTGCAGGGTCTGAGCTGTCTGACCGAACTGAACCTGCGACACAACAGCATCACGACTGtg ACGGATGTGGAGAATCTTCCTCGTCTGCAGCGTCTGTTTCTCAGCGCTAACAGCATCAGCAG GTTTGATGCGCTGGCCTGTCTGTGGACCTGTCGCTCTCTGAGTGAGCTGAGCGTTGATGGGAATCCTGTCGCGCTGGAGTCATGCTACAGACAGACTCTCCTCCGCTGCTGCTCGCCTCACCTTCAGCTGCTCGACATGAAGCGCGTCACA GAGGAGGAGAGACGCACGGCGAGTGTTTCAGCACGAAAGgaggaagagaagaagaaagagagtcACAAACAGGCTGCGCACAAG GAAAGACGTCGACTCGCAATCCAGAATGCAGCACAGCAGTGGGACGGGCTTAAAGCCTGCCTTGAGCTTCCTGCCCAGAATGGCTCAAAGGAAGACATCAGTCCAGAATACAGCCCCGCCCACAGCCCCGCCCAGACCAATGGGAACACGCAGGAGACATCGCCAGACGAGCCCAGGTGA